GGAGCGGAACCGGTTCTGTTCGCCGGCGGCTCTGGAGCGGAACCGGTTCTGTTCGGCGGCGGCTCTGGAACGGAACCGGTTCTGTTCGCCGGCGGCTCTGGAGCGGAACCGGTTCTGTTCGGCGGCGGCTCTGGAACGGAACCGCATTAGTAGATAATATCTGCGCCCCGTTCAAAGCGCCTCGCAGACGCAGCAGCGATTCAACTAGCGGCTCTTCCTGCCTGAACCGGGCCGGGCGCTAACCGCTAACCGCTAACCGGCGCCGGTAATTGGGCTGTAATTGCTGAGGCGCTCGGCACCTGGACGATGCTTAATTGTGTGCACTGTGCTGCCGCAATGACCCGAAATCTTcggtcccccgtcccccccccgatTTCTTCCCTCTCATTCCATCTGTGTTGccctccgaccccccccccctcccccgtatAGGTGGGCGTCATACCTGCATAAGTAGCTGAAGTTGTTTAGAAGGAATCTACACGCTGTCCTTTGTGTCCAACGGTCCAACCCGGATCCACGGGACGGTCCCGCTGCAGACTGGACAGCAGGAATGTTGCTCGTCCTCGTGTGACCCTTCAGAccgttcctgtctctgctccgGTTCCTCAGAGTTCCCTGGAACTGCTTTACGACcagttcttgctggttctggagtCCCTGTCCAAGTTCTGGGACGTCCTGGACGAGATCGACAGCGAGACCTGGGTTCTGGAGCCGGAGAAGCCCAGCCGGTCCGACGCCGTGAGGCGGATCGCCATCGGTGCGGGGCACGCGGAGCATCTTCACAGGGAGCAGGTTGAGACGTCTGACCGAGACAAACGTCTCGCTGGGCTTTGTTTGACAGGGACCAACGTGTCCATCAGGGTGGACGTGGATCCCAGACACCCCGAGATGCTCCCGGAATGCTGCCTGCTTGGAGCGGAGCACGGTGGGTCGGACGGGGTCAAGcatactgaccccccccccccccctccccagttTTAGTGTCCCACATGTCCCCTCGTCCTCGGGCCGAGCTATCTGGTAGAACTTCGACTCgtcagctgttgtttctgcaaaCACAAGGTCACGCGAACGCCTCgcctgttgcctagcaacgcTGCTCAAACGCATACACACTTCAGTCAAATGAGAAGGGGACGATGGCTCGCatcacggcggggggggggggggggggggggcggggacacgGGTTCGACCCGCAGACGAGTGGAAAGGGACTCGAACCCAAACGCTCCCGTTAACGTCCACTCCTTCTGTTGCAGCGGTGACGCCGCTGAGGAGCAAGCTCAACGCCAACATGCATCTGTGGTGAGTCACGTGACCGCCAACGAGCCACGCCCTCCTCATCACTTCAGCGGCGGTGGGGACGCCGGAGGGGGACGCCGCTGTCCACGCCTCTTCCCCGTGTCGCGGCGGCGGACGCCtcccaatcacccccccccctccccccagtgTCTCCGCAGGCTCATTTGCATGTGGTTAATTAGTGCCCGTCTGTGGTCTGCTGGCAGGAACCCGGACGCCAGCGTTCTCCAGAACCTCCGGGACGTTCTGGAGATCGAATTCCCGTCGCCATCCACCCACGAAAAATCTGTAAGTCGCCCCGTTTCCCGTTGCCCGAGCGCCCCGTTAGACGGGGGTGGTCGCACGCCGCTGCCCCGTGAGGCGGGAACAGATTCTCCTTTAATTGGGCTGTTTACAGGAACGATCATTAGAATAACAAAGACGGCAGAACTCAAACCGCTTTAATCACGCCCAACCATTTATCCCTCTTCTTTTTAAACGCTCGTCCCTCTCCCCGCCGCCGACGGGTCAGGAGGCCGCCGTGTTTACTCGCCGTCGCCGCGGTGATTAACGCCTCAGCTTCATTAACATTCAGGGAAGCGCAGGAAAAGTTGAGTTGACCagatgttgattttttttttttttgtcgctctTAATGGACGAACTCCTGAAAATCGGGAGCTTCTCATTACGCCCGAATGCAAACGAGCGCGCGATGATGggcccggggggggcggggcttctgaTTCTGCTTCTGCTCCGACAGAGCTTCAGCGTGGAGTGTGGGATCTGCTACGCCTACCGTCTCCAGGACGCGGCGCCGGATCAGGTGTGCAACGACCCCCGCTGTGGGCGGCCCTTCCACCGGGCCTGCCTGTACGAGGTACGGAAGCCCGGCCGGCCCGCCTTAAAGCGCCGGTACGCCGATCCCTCGACTCCGGGGATTCAGGAACGCACCGAAGGAGTCGTTGGCGTGAAAATAACGAGCCGCACTTTGTTCCTCGTTCACTTTTAATATTTATCTTCATATAATCCTGAACAAACATTCCCGGCGCTCCGATCCCGGTTTGATGAAGCAGAATTCCTCTCCCGGTTTTCCTCCCCAGTGGCTGCGGGCGCTCCCGTCCAGCCGGCAGAGCTTCAGCCTGGTCTTCGGCGAGTGTCCTTACTGCAGCAAGgtagcgccccccccctgcctggaGGCGGGGCAGGACTGATCATTTGGCGATCCAGAACATTTCCCGGTAGAATAAACGGCGTTCTCCTTCTGTTCCAGCCCATCACTGTCAAAATGGCGGCCCAGAAGTCCTGAGACGTCCTTTTGTCTTCCGGTCGGCTTAAAAGGGACGAGTGGATCCTTCACGCGGCCAAACGGCGAACAAGAGAAGTGCGACGCCCACGGAGACGAGCCATAGCAACAGTCCAGTCCTctgtgtgggaggagcttccAGGTCTTCACCTGTGACCGGGGGCCCCGCCCAGTCGCCGGAGGGGCATCTGTCCCACCGCCGTCTGCTGCTCTCACCCGCCCGTCTCTCGGtggccgcggttctgctcgtcGTCCTGCAGGCCCGTTTGGACTCAGTGTTCTGTTGAAGGTTAAATGTCGTcctgaaggtcaaaggttaaacgGACGTGAATGAATCCAATAAAAGCACGTTGCCGCTCTCGCTCCTTGGCTTCACACCTGTTTGGGCCGAGTTCTGGTGCCGATCGGCGGGCCTCTCAGGTAGCGTGCAGGAATGCGTCTGGGTggggcctcctcttcatcatcctcctcctcctcttcatcctcctcttcctcctcctcggtgagGTGTTCTTCGTGAGCGACCGGTTTGGGTCTCGGTGACCGGCCAGCCTCCAACCGGGACACAAAGACAGCCGTTTGGTGACTCATCGATGCGTTTGATTGGTTCTGGACCCGGCCGGCTTCCTGTTTGGGTCGTCTCGGCGCCTACCTGCGGTTTAGTCCTCAGCTCGTCCTCTGCGTCTCCGTTTGAGCGTCCTCTGTCTCGTCCTGCCGTCTGTCGAGACATCGTCCTGATTATTTCCTGTCGTAACTTTAGTCCGCCTTTAAATGCGTCTCCATTTAGACGGCGCTGGAAACGGTTTAGTGAGCGGCGTGAAGTTCACCGACGTTCGCTCTCCTCGCCGCTTCCGTTCGTTAAAGCGGCCGTTTACCGGCGCTTAAATGCCacgaggagaggacaggaaacGGGGGATAGAATTGGAGGCGCCGTTTCCTCCGGAGAGCGTTCGTCATCGACTTCTTCTAATTGTGCCGATGAGAGGCGCTCGCTGGGCCACAGGGGtcaaggagggggagggggagagaatCTGCCCGCCTTCAGCTTTAGAACGACACGCCTGCGGGCCCGGACGGGTGAAAACACGGGCCTCACCTTCCCCCCCGCTGGGCGACCTTGGATCTCGGAGGTcgtctctgctgcaggtctTTGGGGCACGAGTAGGCGGAGTCTtcctgcggcggcggcgccgcccaGTAGCTCCTTGAGACGGCGGTAGTCCGGTTTCTCTTGGTAGCCCAACGTTCTCACGCAGAGGAGGAACGCCGCCACCTCGTCTAGAGGCGGGGGCCGGACGGACCGGGTCAGCTCGCCTGTTGCACGAGAAAGACTCGACTGAGACGCGCCTGAAGCCCCCCGAGTCCGGGTCAGGGGACGCACCTCCCCCCCGGAGGAGGTGCAGGCGgaggctccgcctctcctcTAAGGAGGAAGTGACACACACGGGTGTGTCTCCAGACTCCCAGTAATCCCCCCTCCCTGATTGGACTCTGCTTACCTGTGCGGGTTCTGCTCACCGACAGCCGCTGGACCGAGTCCGGCAGGTTCTCCATCAGGCTGAGTTCATGGAAGATAAAACGGCGAGGACAGAAACGCCGTCAGAGACGGAGAACAGGCGGGTAACCGGGTCAGGAAGGTCACGGGCGTCGACCAACCCACCTGGCCTTGGCCTCCTGCACCCGGGCTGGATTCCCGAGGGCTCCGTCCCAGGGCAGCGAGCCGCTCAACCAGTGGAGAAGACAGAAACCCAAAATCTGGAGGTCGCCGCGTCTCGATGGCGCTGTGGAGAAACGGGAAGAGAGACCCGACCAGTTACACGCGGCGTGTTTACAACGGGTCTGGAGCGCGCGCGATTGGTCCGTCAATACCTGTCCGGCTCCGCCCACAAGTGTCGAGCCCGGGGAGTTTCAGCGACTCGATACTGGAACGGAGAAATGACTATCGACTGGCTCCATCAGGGGGAGAAACGTCCTCGCGGGTCCACGGCCagcatcgaccccccccccggccaacgggccgggggggggggggggtcacctcttCTTTATTCCCTTGCTCTGACGTAAAATCATCGTTTAATTTGTAGCTCCTACTTTTCTTATTGTGGGATTccgattttttttattccttgcGAGCGTCAtcgtttatttttaattgcatgtCCGCGCTCGTTTAATTGTCCTTTACTCTCGTCCGTCTAAATTATTTCAGTCCCGCGTTTCGGCCTTTTGGGATGCGactttcttctgtcctctcttgaCCGTCGTCTCGCCCGTTTTTTCCAGCTTTATGTCCCCTGCCGTGTATTTCGTCTTAAATACGTTTTCACGTTTcccgtttttatttttaaagccgcGGTATAAATAAGAATTCTCCTTACTACTGTATTTCCCAGACACGCTGGGGGGGCCGTGCTTTACAGTCCATCGCCGCCGTCCATTAATCACCGTGTGGCCGGTGAAACGACTCCAAAATAAATCAAGCGCACCCTTCCACGTCCCAACTGttcataaatcacacacactctcaatcAGGCTACTCCGGTCCTGATTGACTGTTTTGTTTGCGTTTGCTCGTGGTCACGCGTCCCCGACTGCGGCGTCTTCGTCTTCGGCACCGCGGCACGGCGTTTGTCTCGGCAGCGGCGGGAGGAGTTAAGATACTTAAACACGTCATCAGCCGCCAGCCTGCCGGCTGATCCGCCGACAGAGCAACGATCAAGCGGCGACGCGATAGTCGACCCTTCTCTCGGGATCATCTGCCGATAAAAGGACGGCTCACCGAGTCCTCTGTGGGCGTCCAGGCTGGTGTACTCCAGGGTCCCGTTGTGGGCCCTCTTGGGGTTCTCCCTGTATTCTTTGTGGACTCCATCGGGACAGTACCTGTAGGACAGGCCGTAGTCTGCGAGGTAGACCTAATGCACAGACACAGCGTTTAACGCGTGCGAGTGGAGCGTGCGCTCCGTGCCGCCGGACGCACCTGTTCGGGGTCTCTGTAGCCCAGCATGACGTTGGCGCCTTTGATGTCTGCGTGGACGTACTCGTTGTCGTGGATATACTCCAGAACATCCACCTGGAACGGCCCGACGACAAGCAGAAAGACCGTCAGCACCGCCTCCCAGGTGCGTTCTGAGCGACCCGCTGGAGGCGTGGCGATGACCTCACCAGTCCCCGACCGAGCCGGAGCGCCGCGGCCGCCATCAGCCGGCCGCCGTTGTTCTCGCAGACCTTCTGAAGGTCGATTCCCAGATGGTCCATGGCCATGAAGCGGTATCTGAGACAGCAGAACACTTTGTCCTTACTCTGGTCTACACATTAGTCACCGAGGTAAACTAGTAAACAGCCGAGCTGAGAGGTAAACTAGTAAACAGCCGAGCCGAGAGGTAAACTAGTAAACAGCCGAGCCGAGAGGTAAACTAGTAAACAGCCGAGCCGAGAGGTAAACTAGTAAACAGCCGAGCCGAGAGGTAAACTAGTAAACAGCCGAGCCGAGAGGTAAACTAGTAAACAGCCGAGCCGAGAGGTAAACTAGTAAACAGCCGAGCTGAGAGGTAAACTAGTAAACAGCCGAGCTGAGAGGTAAACAAGTAAACAGCCGAGCCGAGAGGTAAACTAGTAAACAGCCGAGCTGTAAACGAGTCACGAAACCAAACCTGATTTTAACTTTGACTGGAATCTATAATTGGAATCTTTTCGTGAGTACTTCAATCTGGAAATCAGCTAAACCGTCTTTCATTATATTGTAAATACTCGATGACGTGTTTTAATCGTTAGGAATGTTCTTTTTACCGGAGTTTGTTATATTCAGCCAGTCCGGATCCCCAGTACGTCGGGACGCCCAGGAAGTCCAGTTTCCTGCTTCGCTTCCATTTTTCAACTGGAATATCAGCAGAGGGGGAATAATCTCAGTGTATGTACAGACTAATCTACTAATCTAATCTCATCTAGTCCTGGTCGGAGTCTTTAAAgactaaagaaaaataaactggcCGGCGACCACGAACACTTCAGACGAACGAACAGACAAAGAGCCCAAAAGAAGGCACCGAGACCAGAAGGCCCGGCCGGGCCCGGCTCTGGGCTCTAGTGATCGGACTTCCggctcttttggctcccaaagtggctcctcagatttgttgttgttgttggctaaatgtatttaataccaaatcatgtgcattttgtaaaattagctactaatgtaaaaacatacaatatatcaaatgtttattaaatgtctttatttaaatcctctttgcactgctagctacaaaaaacacattatatAATATGAAATACAAAACCAACCCaaacatctcacagagaacaaggtcaaatctctgcatttaaatctctaacaacacaagaaaacaaattaaaaatgcaaaagataaagcagcaggtaacagttctactgttttactgaagattggcatcaaaggaaaccgagtggctcagcttggaggggctgatcctgtttctcctttgaTCTGTCCTgttaagcggctcctcaagatacgatcttactttactttattttattttgcctttgtgtcagacgcgttaaaatgtgtccataTTTTACTACGTTTTATATCGCTCGTTTTTTCTCTTACCCTTTccagcgcgtcgtttgtctctggtctaaagttctctctctccctgcctccctttcgtttcgcccgctcgctgtgctgcgtgtgcgtaaccccccccccccccggctcgttGTGGACACACAGATgcccacacacatctcgaccaatcacgtcaGACTTTAACAgaattattttgggggggggctcccaaTCGGCTCCCAATGACGGGAACCGggtcctgtcgttcacttcaaagagcCGGTTCTGAGTCCGGATCGTTCGCGACCGACACATCACTACTGGGCTCGCCGGGGCCGGGCCTGGCTCTGGGCTCAGCCTGGCTCTGGGCTCGGCTCTGGGCTCGGCTCCGGGCCTGGCTCTGGGCTCGCCGGGCCTGGCTCTGGACCAGGCTGGCAGGTGGTCGGGGGCTCAGCAGAGGCCCAGCCATCATTACGACTGAGCGGGTTTCTCTCTCGTTGGCGGTGGCGAGCGCAGACAGGCGTGCAACGAGGGCTAACGGCCGCCGAGCTACACGTTTGCTTTGGCTCATTATTAATGGCGGCGCGGCCGGCGGTGAAGCCTCCGTGTCTGCGGCCTCTTCGTCAGTCGAACGCACTCACGCTTCAAAGACCTGCCTGCGGGCGGCGCTACTCACTGTTCTCCGGTTTGGCCGCCCTCTGGTAGAACTTGAGCTCGGAGAAAAGGGGGCCGTTCTCCTGGTACTCCTGCAACATGCAACGGGAACGTTAGTACAGACTGGTGAAGAGGAGCAGATCATCTCAATCAAAGGATGACGGAGGCGCTTTGATCTCTGGCTACACTCGGGATGAAAGGTGCCCGTCTGCTGGAGCCCGAAACTCCAGCCGGGACAAACGAGGAGCCGATCTTCCTGCAGATTCGTAAAGTCGACTCAAAGCCGGAGTTCGGTTTGGTGAATAAACCGAGGGGGGGGAATCGTACTCACCACTTTTACGACGAACGCGGCGTCCGCAGCCGCAGGTCTGTCCACGTCCCGCGACGCTGTGAAGCAAACATTCCATGAGCAGCTCGGTCTTTACACCGGGAATAACGGGAATAACATTTATTCCGTCTGTATCTTTAGATTCCTGAACCATGAAGACAAACCTTCTCAGGTTCTCCGGGATCAAAGACAGAACTAATCCGTTGACGTGGACTCGACCCGGCGACGAGACGCCGCCCGTTACAAACCTCTCTCTcgaatattaaatgcacagcagacCCAAACGAAAGTGAAACATCTagataatatctgcaatccggatccgatccggatgaagtTTGGTGgagagatagagacccccccccccccacccccacccccccataaacattggtcaataatcaaccgagatatagATGAAAgaaatttgaagctccatttactgcaatgttaattaaaatgtcaaagtgatccagaatccagaatctatTCTGGATCATTCATCACCTGTTCCTGACGTTTACATccagatccgtctgtaaccttcTGAGTTATGTCgttaacagacagacggacggacggacaaccTGCTTGGAGGAGGTATTGAACCGGTATCGGTGCTGATCGGCTCAAGATCAGGCTGGGAGATCAAAGAAATGTTATTCTAGATGAGGAAGACCTTCCAGAACGCTGCCGTCAGcgctaacagacagacatcaGTCGTAGCGGCGTGTCCACGGAACCGGGGTCCAGAGAACCGGGGTCCAAAGAACCGGGGTCAAGGGAACCGGGTTCCAAGAACCGGGGTCCAAGAACCGGGGTCCAGAGAACCGGGGTCCACGGAACCGGGGTCCAGGGAACCGGGGTCCAGAGAACCGGGGCCCAGAGAACCGGGGTCCAGGGAACCGGGGTCCACAGAACCGGGGTCCAGGGAACCGGGGTCCACAGAACCGGGGTCCAGAGAACCGGGGTCCACGGAACCGGGGTCCAGAGAACCGGGGCTCAGGGAACCGGGGTCCAAGAACCGGGGTCCAGAGAACCGGGGTCCAGAGAACCGGGGCCCAGGGAACCGGGGTCCACAGAACCGGGGTCCAGAGAACCGGGGTCCACGGAACCGGGGTCCAGAGAACCGGGGCTCAGGGAACCGGGGTCCAAGAACCGGGGTCCAGAGAACCGGGGTCCAGAGAACCGGGGCCCAGGGAACCGGGGTCCAAGAACCGGGGCCCAGGGAACCGGGGTCCAGAGAACCGGGGCCCAGAGAACCGGGGTCCAGGGAACCGGGGTCCAGAGAACCGGGGTCCAGAGAACCGGGGTCCAAGAACCGGGGTCCACGGAACCGGGGCCCAGAGAACCGGGGCCCAGAGAACCGGGGTCCAGAGAACCGGGGTCCAGAAAACCGGGGTCCAGGGAACCGGGGTCCAGAGAACCGGGGTCCAAGAACCGGGGTCCAGGGAACCGGGGTCCAGAGAACCGGGGTCCAGGGAACCGGGGTCCAGAAAACCGGGGTCCAGGGAACCGGGGTCCAGAGAACCGGGGTCCAAGAACCGGGGTCCAGGGAACCGGGGTCCAGAGAACCGGGGTCCAGGCTCGACGTGTTCGGTTCCGTACCGGCATAGATGAGTCCGAACCCGCCGCGGCCGATGAGCCTCCCGAGCCGCCACGCCTTCTTCTCGGTGTCGGTCAGGATGAAGCCCTCGGGCAGCGGTTTGGGTAAAGCCCGCTTCCTCGGTGGCGCCATGAAAGCTGGGATccaacaggagagagagagagacgtccGGCGTTAACGGTTTCTCGGGACGCCGTCCCGCACCGGAAGTCGGTGATACCGTTATTTCTCCAGAGCTAACGCTGAACAGCTTCCCGTGTCTGCTCGGGGCAGCCGTAACGTTTAATAGCTCACCGGAGAAACACCACACGACTTTACGCGGGTCGTTTAAGGCGATAAAAGCCGTTTAAGGGCCGGTAATTCCGGTGGATAACGGTGCGGCTAACGTAGCTAAACTACGTACGTGACGTTTCCGAGCGCTCCTTCGTCAGTTTAGCATTTTTACCTAAAGTCAGATGTGGATAATGTTTCTCGTGAATGATGAACGAAATTATTAAACGTTTATCTTTTCGGGAACTTCTGCTCAAAAAGTTCCGGTGCGAAACAGAAACTCTTACCGCTTCCGGAAAGTCGTCCGCCGGTTGCGCCCCGCAGCAAATCGCATGCGAGGAAAAGTTTCAGAACAGCACGCTATCCAATGGGAGAGCAGGAGAGGCGGGGATAGACGGCATCGGTCCACACGCTGACCAATCCACGTTCTGTTTACGTGCGTTATGGGAGGAGTTAAATTCTCTCACCCTGACGTCAGTTATCTGACGTCATCAGGTCGCCTTCatcatccaaaaacaaaatatctacTTTAAAACCACAATTTATGaacttttttctccttttcttttttgccggGTCCTGCATGCGATGATTCCTGTTGCTTTTTAAAAGCACCTTTGATGTCATAATCCCTTAATTCTGTCGGCGTCGTGCGAACTGATGACCGTTTGCTGCACAAAGGCGCAGAGAAACGCACAAAGGCGGCTCTAAACGGGCATGAAGCTCCAGGCCGCGGGGACGGGAGCTACGTTCACTTACACGCcgaacaaatgcaaataaatcctCGTGAAGTCGTTTGAAATTCAACAAAGGGACGGTGGTTTTTAGTGCCATTTTACTCTCTCTGCACATAATAAATAACACTTGCCGTCGGGCAGCGTCCTTCACTGTCGCCATGGTGAAATCTGCCCCTATGTGAAGATTAAATTCCTCATAATTCAGTGCTCTCAGAGCGTTTCATGTAAAGGCCGGTTTAAGAGAGCTACTTTGCTACGCAGAGCAGAACATTCGGAAGAATTCTACAGTACAAAACAGGCAATGGTTCCGCTGCATTGATCCTGATGTTATAGGTGACGTTTAAAAAGCCCGGGTGGCTGCAGAGGAGCGGATCCAGGACGTCCAGTCTGATAGAGTCAGAACCAAA
Above is a window of Brachionichthys hirsutus isolate HB-005 chromosome 7, CSIRO-AGI_Bhir_v1, whole genome shotgun sequence DNA encoding:
- the vrk2 gene encoding serine/threonine-protein kinase VRK2 isoform X3, with product MAPPRKRALPKPLPEGFILTDTEKKAWRLGRLIGRGGFGLIYAASRDVDRPAAADAAFVVKVEYQENGPLFSELKFYQRAAKPENIEKWKRSRKLDFLGVPTYWGSGLAEYNKLRYRFMAMDHLGIDLQKVCENNGGRLMAAAALRLGRGLVDVLEYIHDNEYVHADIKGANVMLGYRDPEQVYLADYGLSYRYCPDGVHKEYRENPKRAHNGTLEYTSLDAHRGLAPSRRGDLQILGFCLLHWLSGSLPWDGALGNPARVQEAKASLMENLPDSVQRLSVSRTRTGELTRSVRPPPLDEVAAFLLCVRTLGYQEKPDYRRLKELLGGAAAAGRLRLLVPQRPAAETTSEIQGRPAGGKTAGRDRGRSNGDAEDELRTKPQAGRSPRPKPVAHEEHLTEEEEEEDEEEEEDDEEEAPPRRIPARYLRGPPIGTRTRPKQDDI
- the vrk2 gene encoding serine/threonine-protein kinase VRK2 isoform X2 — encoded protein: MAPPRKRALPKPLPEGFILTDTEKKAWRLGRLIGRGGFGLIYAASRDVDRPAAADAAFVVKVEYQENGPLFSELKFYQRAAKPENIEKWKRSRKLDFLGVPTYWGSGLAEYNKLRYRFMAMDHLGIDLQKVCENNGGRLMAAAALRLGRGLVDVLEYIHDNEYVHADIKGANVMLGYRDPEQVYLADYGLSYRYCPDGVHKEYRENPKRAHNGTLEYTSLDAHRGLAPSRRGDLQILGFCLLHWLSGSLPWDGALGNPARVQEAKASLMENLPDSVQRLSVSRTRTGELTRSVRPPPLDEVAAFLLCVRTLGYQEKPDYRRLKELLGGAAAAGRLRLLVPQRPAAETTSEIQGRPAGGKTAGRDRGRSNGDAEDELRTKPQAGRSPRPKPVAHEEHLTEEEEEEDEEEEEDDEEEAPPRRIPARYLRGPPIGTRTRPKQVRTAATERRAGESSRRRWDRCPSGDWAGPPVTGEDLEAPPTQRTGLLLWLVSVGVALLLFAVWPREGSTRPF
- the vrk2 gene encoding serine/threonine-protein kinase VRK2 isoform X1, producing MAPPRKRALPKPLPEGFILTDTEKKAWRLGRLIGRGGFGLIYAASRDVDRPAAADAAFVVKVEYQENGPLFSELKFYQRAAKPENIEKWKRSRKLDFLGVPTYWGSGLAEYNKLRYRFMAMDHLGIDLQKVCENNGGRLMAAAALRLGRGLVDVLEYIHDNEYVHADIKGANVMLGYRDPEQVYLADYGLSYRYCPDGVHKEYRENPKRAHNGTLEYTSLDAHRGLAPSRRGDLQILGFCLLHWLSGSLPWDGALGNPARVQEAKASLMENLPDSVQRLSVSRTRTGELTRSVRPPPLDEVAAFLLCVRTLGYQEKPDYRRLKELLGGAAAAGRLRLLVPQRPAAETTSEIQGRPAGGKTAGRDRGRSNGDAEDELRTKPQAGRSPRPKPVAHEEHLTEEEEEEDEEEEEDDEEEAPPRRIPARYLRGPPIGTRTRPKQNTESKRACRTTSRTAATERRAGESSRRRWDRCPSGDWAGPPVTGEDLEAPPTQRTGLLLWLVSVGVALLLFAVWPREGSTRPF
- the fancl gene encoding LOW QUALITY PROTEIN: E3 ubiquitin-protein ligase FANCL (The sequence of the model RefSeq protein was modified relative to this genomic sequence to represent the inferred CDS: substituted 2 bases at 2 genomic stop codons) → MESSLVKDNPLLLPLNKEKTVYDGFMSRXFXQERDFRLRIQLPPDGQLAGARLHCCWQLKHLLRGHAHVVKQRLQQSADLAGFILELKTVLEVVLKRLPEFCSVPHPQYYSQLVGEMEALGWSRLLFIDAEFRTLKLKAEDSSGRRHSLTVKLKSKHPAEPPECSADVPVPLVLSWTPQSSLELLYDQFLLVLESLSKFWDVLDEIDSETWVLEPEKPSRSDAVRRIAIGTNVSIRVDVDPRHPEMLPECCLLGAEHAVTPLRSKLNANMHLWNPDASVLQNLRDVLEIEFPSPSTHEKSSFSVECGICYAYRLQDAAPDQVCNDPRCGRPFHRACLYEWLRALPSSRQSFSLVFGECPYCSKPITVKMAAQKS